In a single window of the Natronosalvus caseinilyticus genome:
- a CDS encoding TspO/MBR family protein — protein sequence MDETGTVDSARRGGFSLRSLSRGDVLEALAFVIGVNVVGGLPAVLGGPDSAWFESLEKPAYYPPELAFPVVWTLLFTLMGVAVWLVWRSSRDGRRLALGLFAVQLAFNVAWTPVFFRLEEIAAALVVIVVLWVLLVPTIAAFRRVDRRAAALLVPYLAWVTFAAVLNYGIWRLNV from the coding sequence ATGGACGAAACGGGAACAGTGGACAGCGCACGTCGCGGCGGATTTTCCCTTCGATCGCTCTCGCGAGGCGACGTCCTCGAGGCCCTGGCGTTCGTGATCGGCGTCAACGTCGTCGGCGGGCTCCCCGCGGTTCTCGGCGGCCCCGATAGCGCCTGGTTCGAGAGCCTCGAGAAACCCGCCTACTACCCGCCCGAACTCGCGTTCCCGGTCGTCTGGACGCTCCTCTTCACCTTGATGGGGGTCGCCGTATGGCTGGTGTGGCGGTCCTCGAGGGACGGCCGACGGCTGGCTCTCGGGCTGTTCGCCGTCCAGCTGGCGTTCAACGTCGCCTGGACGCCAGTGTTCTTCCGGCTCGAGGAAATCGCGGCAGCACTCGTCGTCATCGTCGTCCTCTGGGTTCTCCTCGTCCCGACCATCGCGGCGTTCCGCCGGGTCGACCGCCGAGCGGCGGCGCTGCTGGTGCCGTACCTCGCCTGGGTGACGTTCGCGGCCGTCCTGAACTATGGCATCTGGCGGCTGAACGTCTGA
- a CDS encoding PQQ-dependent sugar dehydrogenase: MPDWPNRPSRRRLLTATAAASAVLGGCSMPDSATELQPDGDGGGERERDGDEPAETGPSNDSSDESAESPLEADVDATPLLVGLEVPWEIAFTPTGEVFVSERAGRLLRLDAETLLEAAGDPIRAGDVPDERRQEWPGESIQGIAIHPSYPDPAYVYLYYNVGGENRVGRFDAEASDPEATHEVLLEGIVGDHTIGGEITFGPNGALWVTAGTADKTPAQDPGSLGGTVLRLTPAGEASPDNPDIDGADPRVFSYGHRNPQGIAWLADGTPVCVDHGPDGRDEVTVLRPGANYGWPDVQGGPDDPEYESYDAREDIAPPLVNTGSDDTWAPSACIRYTGDAIPAWRDCLLVGTLQRQSLAVLSLRSSDADDEDSPKSDDAQQFDAPWLDDAYSVTAHHLLEDEFGRIRAVTQAPDGSVLLGTSNRDGAADEPFPLEHDDALVQLRPS, from the coding sequence ATGCCCGATTGGCCCAATCGGCCCTCCCGTCGCCGCCTGCTCACCGCGACTGCGGCCGCGAGCGCCGTGCTTGGCGGCTGTTCGATGCCCGACAGCGCCACCGAATTACAACCGGACGGGGATGGAGGTGGGGAGCGAGAGCGCGATGGAGACGAACCCGCCGAAACCGGACCCTCGAACGATTCCAGCGACGAATCAGCCGAGTCACCGCTCGAGGCCGACGTCGACGCCACGCCGTTGCTCGTCGGCCTCGAGGTCCCCTGGGAGATCGCGTTTACGCCCACCGGCGAGGTCTTCGTCTCCGAACGCGCGGGACGATTGCTGCGCCTGGACGCGGAGACGCTGCTCGAGGCAGCCGGCGATCCGATACGGGCGGGCGACGTTCCTGACGAGCGGCGTCAGGAGTGGCCGGGCGAGTCGATCCAGGGGATCGCCATCCACCCGTCCTACCCGGATCCCGCGTACGTCTACCTGTATTACAACGTGGGCGGGGAGAATCGCGTCGGGCGATTCGACGCCGAGGCGAGCGATCCGGAGGCGACCCACGAGGTGCTCCTCGAGGGCATCGTCGGGGACCACACGATTGGCGGCGAGATCACGTTCGGTCCCAATGGAGCGCTCTGGGTCACGGCCGGGACCGCCGACAAAACGCCCGCGCAGGACCCCGGGAGCCTCGGGGGGACGGTCCTCAGACTCACCCCGGCCGGCGAGGCTTCGCCGGACAATCCCGACATCGACGGCGCCGACCCCCGGGTGTTCTCATACGGTCACCGTAACCCGCAGGGAATCGCCTGGCTCGCCGATGGGACGCCCGTTTGCGTCGATCACGGACCGGACGGCCGCGACGAGGTAACTGTCCTTCGACCCGGCGCGAACTACGGCTGGCCGGACGTCCAGGGCGGTCCCGACGACCCCGAGTACGAGTCTTACGACGCCCGCGAGGACATCGCGCCGCCGCTCGTCAACACCGGGTCGGACGACACGTGGGCTCCCAGCGCGTGTATTCGGTACACCGGCGACGCCATTCCCGCGTGGCGCGATTGCCTCCTAGTCGGGACGTTGCAACGTCAATCCCTCGCCGTCCTCTCGCTCCGGTCGTCCGACGCGGACGACGAAGATTCGCCTAAAAGCGACGACGCACAGCAGTTCGACGCGCCGTGGCTCGACGACGCCTACTCCGTGACCGCCCACCATCTCCTCGAGGACGAGTTCGGACGAATCCGCGCCGTCACGCAGGCCCCGGACGGGAGCGTCCTCCTCGGAACCTCGAACCGCGACGGGGCGGCCGACGAGCCGTTCCCGCTCGAGCACGACGACGCGCTCGTGCAGCTTCGCCCCTCCTGA
- a CDS encoding double zinc ribbon domain-containing protein, whose translation MGKITFRADDDLVAELEAFDASKSEVMREALRAYLDERPTDGVDARPTDDARTAAPDDSLDALLEERIDSLLEQRLSARHTSSGQDVNVSIALEGVEATRARETESATPAVDGETHAADHSSTSTGSARDQPARSVEDRPARGAHACGQCGTGLESEHVFCPNCGEKATHRVFCDCGDEVRSDWAFCPSCGRRTPAADVLESNQS comes from the coding sequence ATGGGAAAGATCACGTTCCGCGCGGACGACGACCTCGTCGCCGAACTCGAGGCCTTCGACGCCTCGAAGAGCGAGGTCATGCGCGAGGCACTCCGAGCGTACCTGGACGAGCGGCCGACAGACGGTGTCGACGCCCGTCCGACCGACGACGCTCGTACCGCCGCTCCGGACGACAGCCTCGACGCCTTGCTCGAGGAACGGATCGACTCCCTGCTCGAACAACGATTGTCCGCTCGTCACACATCGAGCGGCCAGGACGTCAACGTCTCCATCGCGCTCGAGGGTGTCGAGGCGACGCGCGCACGCGAGACCGAATCTGCCACCCCGGCAGTGGATGGCGAAACGCACGCGGCCGACCACTCGAGCACCTCAACCGGATCGGCGCGAGACCAACCGGCGCGTTCGGTCGAGGACCGTCCCGCTCGAGGCGCGCACGCCTGTGGCCAGTGTGGGACGGGACTCGAGTCCGAACACGTCTTCTGTCCCAACTGCGGCGAGAAGGCGACTCACCGCGTCTTCTGTGACTGCGGGGACGAGGTGCGATCGGATTGGGCGTTCTGCCCGAGCTGTGGGCGTCGAACGCCGGCAGCGGACGTGCTCGAGTCGAATCAGTCGTGA
- a CDS encoding ribbon-helix-helix domain-containing protein, translating to MERVTLRIPKQQIEEVEQLVETGEFPNRSEAIRSAVREMINDQYEGRHEQPGKRGWAKV from the coding sequence ATGGAGCGTGTGACACTGCGAATACCGAAACAGCAGATCGAAGAAGTCGAACAGCTGGTCGAGACGGGGGAGTTTCCAAACCGGAGCGAAGCTATCCGTTCGGCCGTACGAGAGATGATCAACGACCAGTACGAGGGTCGCCACGAACAGCCGGGTAAACGCGGCTGGGCGAAGGTGTAA
- a CDS encoding DUF7095 family protein translates to MSGFSRDDAVDRVEAILETVDSELLPVPVREVWIYGDLALGLDPVDRLDIYLTKDILMRDEAEAEAEFEESHGVKGVGKSVRAEWARAHPEYLRANANGHAAPEKCLAAQLLADDEPVHLEVCNARFEDNVTQRLRGARLREDYTQLLDPRGVCLWSDGVRSDDALEKVRNSELAFPPLSGALEMLGMDDAEAQEAAEAVHAWRGEQAGATVRGDVL, encoded by the coding sequence ATGAGCGGATTCAGCCGGGACGACGCCGTCGACAGGGTGGAGGCGATCCTCGAGACCGTCGACTCGGAACTACTGCCGGTCCCCGTCCGCGAGGTGTGGATCTACGGCGACCTCGCGCTCGGACTCGACCCCGTCGACCGACTCGACATTTACCTGACGAAGGACATCCTGATGCGCGACGAAGCCGAGGCGGAAGCCGAGTTCGAGGAGAGTCACGGCGTCAAGGGCGTCGGCAAGTCGGTTCGAGCCGAGTGGGCCCGCGCCCATCCCGAGTACCTCCGGGCCAACGCGAACGGCCACGCCGCCCCCGAGAAGTGCCTCGCCGCGCAGTTGCTCGCCGACGACGAACCGGTTCACCTCGAGGTCTGCAACGCCCGCTTCGAGGACAACGTGACCCAGCGCCTGCGCGGCGCGCGTTTGCGCGAGGACTACACGCAGTTGCTCGACCCGCGGGGCGTCTGTCTCTGGTCCGACGGCGTTCGCAGCGACGACGCGCTCGAGAAGGTGCGAAACAGCGAACTGGCGTTTCCCCCGCTGTCGGGTGCACTCGAGATGCTCGGGATGGACGACGCGGAGGCACAGGAGGCCGCGGAGGCGGTCCACGCCTGGCGAGGCGAGCAGGCGGGAGCGACGGTTCGCGGTGATGTCTTATGA
- a CDS encoding DUF4442 domain-containing protein has protein sequence MPESLRTKLARYRFNLFPAYRLAGGRVRYIASDWQEVRVSIPRSWRTKNVFGTTFGGSIYAAIDPIYAMMLIQALEDSYVVWDRGATIEFEKPGKETLYARFRLPDAELEEIESILETESSTTRTYAVDIVAADGTRHARAEKEVYVGTDESKRA, from the coding sequence ATGCCCGAATCCCTCCGGACGAAACTCGCGCGCTATCGCTTTAACCTGTTTCCCGCCTACCGACTCGCCGGCGGCCGGGTACGGTACATCGCGAGCGACTGGCAGGAGGTCCGCGTCTCGATCCCGCGTAGCTGGCGAACGAAGAACGTCTTCGGGACGACCTTCGGAGGAAGCATCTACGCCGCGATCGATCCGATTTACGCGATGATGCTCATCCAGGCACTCGAGGACTCCTACGTCGTTTGGGACAGAGGCGCGACGATCGAGTTCGAAAAGCCGGGCAAAGAGACGCTGTACGCCAGGTTTCGACTCCCGGACGCGGAACTCGAGGAGATCGAGTCGATCCTCGAGACCGAGTCCTCGACGACCCGGACCTACGCGGTCGACATTGTGGCGGCCGACGGCACCCGTCACGCGAGGGCCGAGAAGGAGGTGTACGTCGGGACCGACGAGTCGAAGCGCGCGTAA
- the larE gene encoding ATP-dependent sacrificial sulfur transferase LarE, which translates to MTLDLEAKRAAAVDDLRTHDGVLVAFSGGVDSSTVAALAHEALGEDAVACTAKSETLPESELEDAKRVADEIGIRHEVVEFSELDSDAFVANDEDRCYHCRTMRLGRMLEKARELGIETVCDGTNADDPGAGHRPGLRAVEELEVHSPLLAHDLSKSAVRELADDYDLSVADKPSMACLSSRIPTGLSVTEDRLSRIERAEALVRQWGFEGFRVRDHDGLARIEIDPDELEDALDPAFVESIRDPLLELGFDHVTLDLHGYRTGSVSPAADSPVEPDATTNTADGEPLVEDVFAAEYPRANER; encoded by the coding sequence ATGACCCTCGACCTCGAGGCAAAACGCGCAGCCGCCGTCGACGACCTCCGCACCCACGACGGTGTCCTGGTCGCCTTCTCCGGCGGCGTCGACTCGAGTACGGTCGCGGCCCTCGCCCACGAGGCCCTCGGCGAGGACGCCGTCGCCTGCACAGCGAAGAGCGAGACCCTCCCCGAATCGGAACTCGAGGACGCGAAACGCGTCGCCGACGAAATCGGCATCCGCCACGAAGTCGTCGAGTTTTCGGAACTCGACAGCGACGCCTTCGTCGCGAACGACGAGGACCGGTGTTACCACTGTCGAACGATGCGCCTGGGGAGGATGCTCGAGAAGGCCCGCGAACTCGGCATCGAGACGGTCTGTGACGGGACCAACGCGGACGACCCCGGCGCCGGCCACCGACCCGGCCTTCGTGCCGTCGAGGAACTCGAGGTCCACTCGCCGCTGCTCGCGCACGACCTCTCGAAGTCGGCGGTCAGGGAACTGGCCGACGACTACGACCTCTCCGTGGCCGACAAGCCGTCGATGGCCTGTCTCTCCTCGCGAATCCCGACGGGGCTGTCGGTCACCGAGGACCGCCTCTCGCGCATCGAGCGCGCCGAGGCGCTGGTCCGTCAGTGGGGATTCGAGGGCTTTCGCGTGCGCGACCACGACGGCCTCGCCCGCATCGAGATCGATCCGGACGAACTCGAGGACGCCCTCGACCCGGCGTTTGTCGAGTCGATCCGCGACCCGCTGCTCGAGCTCGGGTTCGATCACGTCACCCTCGACCTCCACGGCTACCGGACGGGGAGTGTGAGTCCTGCCGCGGACAGTCCGGTGGAACCCGACGCCACGACGAACACCGCCGACGGCGAACCGCTGGTGGAGGACGTGTTCGCGGCGGAGTATCCGCGGGCAAACGAACGATAG
- a CDS encoding alpha/beta hydrolase: MRHRIFNDEGEEDLVFVMGFGNRWTHENVSWLVGTLANAGYRVHAFELPTNIDDFKADWLEPVAEYVVDLEDYQLLAHSAGSLVAQALDGADNHVYLSPWWGYNERVPDPVLDLLSQIPTSAPFLPRGETDRSAIGDLATDHQLATGPKWVSPSFVRETRRAQGDLLAIDHDAVVFCSLKDPIIDHQPIGERVPPEHVVLYDGGHELFSSSVRDQYVGLLLTALEGGADAIEAAHGIYTLEASDDRGDAVDADAGADADSDAGDEADAVDATN; encoded by the coding sequence ATGCGCCATCGAATCTTCAACGACGAGGGCGAGGAGGACCTCGTCTTCGTCATGGGCTTTGGGAATCGCTGGACTCACGAGAACGTCAGCTGGCTCGTCGGGACGCTCGCCAACGCCGGCTACCGCGTCCACGCGTTCGAACTCCCGACGAACATCGACGACTTCAAAGCCGACTGGCTCGAGCCCGTCGCCGAGTACGTCGTCGACCTCGAGGACTATCAACTACTGGCTCACAGCGCGGGCTCGCTCGTCGCCCAGGCGCTCGACGGCGCGGACAACCACGTCTACCTGAGTCCGTGGTGGGGATACAACGAGCGGGTTCCCGACCCGGTCCTCGACCTCCTCTCTCAAATTCCGACGAGCGCGCCGTTTCTCCCGCGCGGCGAGACCGACAGGTCGGCCATCGGCGACCTCGCGACGGACCACCAGCTCGCGACGGGCCCGAAGTGGGTCTCGCCATCGTTCGTCCGGGAGACGCGGCGCGCCCAGGGTGATCTCCTGGCGATCGACCACGACGCCGTCGTCTTCTGTTCGCTCAAAGACCCCATCATCGACCACCAGCCCATCGGCGAGCGGGTGCCGCCCGAACACGTGGTCCTCTACGACGGCGGCCACGAACTGTTCTCCTCGAGCGTGCGCGACCAGTACGTCGGCCTCCTGCTGACCGCGCTCGAGGGTGGGGCCGACGCGATCGAAGCGGCCCACGGGATCTACACGCTCGAGGCGTCGGACGACCGTGGCGACGCCGTCGACGCCGACGCTGGTGCTGACGCCGACTCTGACGCGGGGGACGAAGCCGACGCCGTCGACGCGACGAACTAG
- a CDS encoding HAD family hydrolase, whose amino-acid sequence MTAYDAVIFDSDGVLVRPPTDDVQAEATAAAFEAMGVETVDRAVVDELCDGVPADRVRELCQQYDLEPKPFWRTWEDHDERSQFHRFRDGTRGPYDDLETIETLEQPCGIVSNNHHTTIEFVLEYFDLEHLFETYYGREKTLESLALQKPNGHYLERALADLDVEASRALYVGDSESDVLAAHRTGMDSAFVRRDHCRDVVLSEAATYEVAGLDAIPELVR is encoded by the coding sequence GTGACAGCCTACGACGCGGTCATCTTCGACAGCGACGGCGTGCTCGTGCGCCCGCCGACCGACGACGTCCAGGCAGAGGCGACGGCGGCCGCGTTCGAAGCGATGGGCGTCGAGACCGTCGACCGGGCGGTCGTCGACGAGCTCTGTGACGGCGTTCCCGCTGACCGAGTTCGGGAGCTGTGTCAGCAATACGACCTCGAGCCGAAGCCGTTCTGGCGGACGTGGGAGGATCACGACGAACGATCCCAGTTTCACCGGTTCAGGGATGGAACACGCGGGCCATACGACGACCTCGAGACGATCGAGACACTCGAGCAACCCTGTGGAATCGTCAGCAACAACCACCACACCACGATCGAGTTCGTCCTCGAGTACTTCGACCTCGAGCACCTGTTCGAGACGTATTACGGCCGGGAGAAGACCCTCGAGAGCCTGGCGTTGCAGAAGCCGAATGGACACTACCTCGAGCGGGCGCTGGCCGACCTCGACGTCGAGGCTAGCCGCGCGCTCTACGTCGGAGACAGCGAGAGCGACGTGCTCGCCGCCCACCGGACGGGAATGGACTCGGCATTCGTCCGTCGGGATCACTGTAGAGACGTCGTGCTTTCGGAAGCCGCGACCTACGAGGTGGCAGGCCTGGACGCGATTCCGGAGCTCGTGCGGTAG
- the ncsA gene encoding tRNA 2-thiolation protein NcsA: protein MNCNRCDAEAVMHAAYSGAHLCEDHFLESVDKRVRRRIRRDDLVPRDASPENPQTWVIGLSGGKDSVVLTQILSETFAEDPRIELVCLTIHEGIEGYRDESLAACLELTEDLDIRHEVVSYEEEFDVRMDHVVEDDPENMAACAYCGVFRRDLLEKYADRFGADLMLTGHNLDDEAQTALMNFLEGDVSQIAKHFDASLGPLDERREQDNFVPRAKPLRDVPEKEVALYAHLRDLPAHITECPHSSEAYRGEIQRLLYGLEEDHPGTRHSILSGYEELAGIVADRYDEDGDDADLQACTECGSTTTREVCRKCSLLESIHAV, encoded by the coding sequence ATGAACTGCAACCGGTGTGACGCCGAGGCGGTGATGCACGCCGCCTACTCGGGGGCGCACCTCTGTGAAGACCACTTCCTCGAGTCCGTCGACAAGCGGGTTCGGCGTCGGATTCGCCGCGACGACCTGGTCCCGCGAGACGCCAGTCCCGAGAACCCCCAGACGTGGGTAATCGGCCTCTCGGGCGGGAAGGACAGCGTCGTCTTAACCCAGATCCTCTCGGAGACCTTCGCCGAAGACCCCCGGATCGAACTCGTCTGTCTCACGATCCACGAGGGCATCGAGGGCTACCGCGACGAGAGCCTGGCGGCCTGCCTCGAGTTGACCGAGGACCTCGACATCCGTCACGAGGTGGTGAGCTACGAGGAGGAGTTCGACGTCCGCATGGACCACGTCGTCGAAGACGACCCCGAAAACATGGCCGCCTGCGCCTACTGCGGCGTCTTCCGACGCGACCTCCTCGAGAAGTACGCCGACCGCTTCGGCGCTGACCTCATGCTCACCGGTCACAACCTCGACGACGAGGCCCAGACGGCCCTGATGAACTTCCTCGAGGGCGACGTCTCCCAGATCGCCAAGCACTTCGACGCGAGTCTCGGCCCGCTCGACGAACGCCGGGAGCAGGACAACTTCGTTCCCCGGGCTAAACCCCTCCGGGACGTCCCCGAGAAGGAGGTAGCTCTCTACGCTCACCTCCGGGACCTGCCCGCCCACATCACCGAGTGTCCCCACTCGAGCGAGGCCTACCGCGGCGAGATCCAGCGACTGCTCTACGGCCTCGAGGAAGATCACCCCGGAACGCGCCACTCCATCCTCTCGGGCTACGAGGAACTCGCCGGCATCGTCGCCGATCGCTACGACGAAGACGGCGACGACGCCGACCTCCAGGCGTGTACCGAGTGCGGCTCGACGACGACGCGGGAGGTCTGTCGGAAGTGCTCGTTGCTCGAGTCGATCCACGCGGTTTGA
- the ftsZ gene encoding cell division protein FtsZ, with amino-acid sequence MQDIVQDALENAEEEAKNMDGSLDDDEFGEPRIVIIGCGGAGNNTINRLYNIGVEGAETIAINTDKQHLKMIEADTKILVGKSLTNGLGAGGDPSMGERATEMAQGTIKEVLGDADLVFVTAGMGGGTGTGAAPVASKIAKEQGAIVVGMVSTPFNVERARTVKAEEGLEKLREQADSIIVLDNNRLLDYVPNLPIGKAFSVMDQIIAETVKGISETITQPSLINLDYADMSTIMNQGGVAVMLVGETQDKNKTEEVVRDAMNHPLLDVDYRGASGGLVHITGGPDLTLKEAEGIADNITERLEASANVIWGARIQESYKGKVRVMAIMTGVQSAQVLGPSTQKQADKSRASLEGVTEADFDASQNVSQTQERGSGGRRSSSHSHSGSRSSFGAQSDGGRDQVERNNGVDVIR; translated from the coding sequence ATGCAGGACATCGTGCAAGACGCCCTCGAAAACGCTGAGGAAGAGGCCAAGAACATGGACGGCTCCCTCGACGACGACGAGTTCGGGGAGCCCCGAATCGTCATCATCGGGTGCGGTGGAGCCGGCAACAACACAATCAACCGGCTGTACAACATCGGTGTCGAAGGCGCGGAAACGATCGCGATCAACACCGACAAGCAACACCTGAAGATGATCGAGGCCGACACCAAGATCCTCGTGGGCAAGTCGCTCACGAACGGACTGGGTGCCGGCGGCGACCCCTCGATGGGCGAGCGTGCCACCGAGATGGCCCAGGGTACGATCAAGGAGGTCCTCGGCGACGCGGACCTCGTTTTCGTCACGGCCGGCATGGGTGGCGGTACCGGCACCGGTGCCGCTCCCGTCGCCTCGAAGATCGCCAAAGAGCAGGGCGCCATCGTCGTCGGGATGGTCTCGACGCCGTTCAACGTCGAACGCGCCCGCACGGTCAAGGCCGAGGAAGGTCTCGAGAAGCTGCGCGAGCAGGCCGACTCGATCATCGTCCTGGACAACAACCGGCTGCTCGATTACGTCCCGAATCTGCCGATCGGCAAGGCGTTCTCGGTGATGGACCAGATCATCGCCGAGACCGTCAAGGGCATCTCCGAGACGATCACCCAGCCGAGCCTGATCAACCTGGACTACGCGGACATGTCCACGATCATGAACCAGGGCGGCGTCGCGGTGATGCTCGTGGGGGAGACCCAGGACAAGAACAAGACCGAGGAGGTCGTCCGCGACGCGATGAACCACCCGCTGTTGGACGTCGACTATCGCGGCGCCTCCGGCGGACTGGTCCACATCACTGGCGGCCCCGACCTCACGCTGAAGGAGGCCGAGGGAATCGCCGACAACATCACCGAGCGCCTCGAGGCCTCGGCGAACGTGATCTGGGGCGCCCGGATCCAGGAGAGCTACAAGGGCAAGGTGCGGGTCATGGCGATCATGACCGGCGTCCAGAGCGCGCAGGTGCTCGGCCCGAGTACCCAGAAACAGGCCGACAAATCCCGCGCCAGCCTCGAGGGCGTGACCGAGGCGGACTTCGACGCGAGTCAGAACGTCTCGCAGACACAGGAGCGGGGTTCGGGCGGGCGTCGCTCGAGTTCGCACTCCCACTCGGGCTCGCGTTCGAGCTTCGGTGCTCAGAGCGACGGCGGCCGCGACCAGGTTGAGCGGAACAACGGCGTCGACGTCATCCGCTAA
- a CDS encoding Fic family protein, with the protein MPTRELPADAPGHYRESHPHPYYIPEKLPFSTAITVDDELANRIADASFQLGRLDGISPTVDFAPVLYTSLVRLEAVETAEIEGADVDVDEVYAYHTRTSAGANVDTSKDLQEVLNAERALQDGFNAIKHGESITLELLQSLHESLLENVRNEGEAVGEWRTTDVHIPAPRSDKPPFVPPPHQDVPGLMDSLEAYIQMGGQHHPLVDLAITHYQFETIHPCEDGNGRLGRILIVLQLCAAGYLDEPYLYPSAYFNRNKQQYVERMRAVSENGEWRDWIAFFIEGIEVQARNSYQRTVNLMELQRAYERRYPHQKTSHRLARGVFDMPYFTAREVQNRFDVSRQTAYNAIEELISEGVLVETTGNQRNQEYKAVDVFDILEGTPNH; encoded by the coding sequence ATGCCGACTCGAGAACTTCCGGCGGATGCACCGGGCCATTATCGGGAGTCGCATCCACACCCGTACTACATTCCGGAGAAACTCCCTTTTTCCACAGCGATCACTGTAGACGACGAACTCGCGAATCGTATCGCAGACGCGTCCTTTCAACTCGGTCGCCTCGACGGAATCAGTCCAACCGTCGACTTTGCACCGGTCCTCTACACGTCTCTCGTCCGGCTCGAAGCCGTCGAAACCGCTGAGATAGAGGGTGCTGACGTCGACGTGGACGAGGTCTACGCCTACCACACGCGTACCAGTGCAGGCGCAAACGTCGACACGAGCAAAGACCTCCAGGAGGTTCTGAATGCCGAACGTGCACTTCAGGACGGATTCAACGCAATCAAACACGGCGAGTCGATAACGCTCGAACTCCTCCAGTCACTCCACGAGTCGCTCCTCGAGAACGTCCGCAATGAAGGCGAAGCAGTCGGAGAATGGCGAACCACAGACGTTCACATCCCTGCCCCACGTTCTGACAAGCCACCGTTCGTTCCGCCGCCGCATCAGGACGTTCCTGGTCTTATGGACTCTCTCGAGGCGTACATTCAGATGGGCGGCCAACATCACCCACTCGTCGACCTCGCAATTACGCACTACCAGTTCGAGACGATCCATCCCTGTGAGGACGGGAACGGACGGCTTGGCCGTATCCTCATCGTGTTGCAGCTCTGTGCTGCTGGCTACCTGGACGAGCCATACCTCTACCCGAGCGCCTACTTCAATCGCAACAAACAACAATACGTCGAACGGATGCGCGCCGTGAGTGAAAACGGAGAGTGGCGTGACTGGATCGCGTTTTTCATCGAAGGTATCGAAGTACAGGCTCGGAACTCGTACCAGCGGACGGTGAATCTGATGGAGCTTCAACGCGCCTACGAACGACGGTACCCGCACCAAAAAACGAGTCATCGCCTCGCGCGAGGTGTATTCGACATGCCATACTTCACGGCTCGCGAGGTCCAGAATCGGTTCGACGTCAGTCGCCAAACCGCGTACAACGCCATCGAGGAGTTAATATCCGAGGGTGTCCTCGTCGAGACGACCGGGAATCAGCGAAACCAGGAGTACAAAGCAGTCGACGTCTTCGACATCCTCGAGGGAACACCGAACCACTAG